One Methanocalculus natronophilus DNA window includes the following coding sequences:
- a CDS encoding 50S ribosomal protein L3, producing MPRIHRPRYGSLAFSPRKRARSEVPKYKSWPKYNGTPVLQGFAGYKVGMTHVIMIDDHKSSPSEGKDIMIPVTVVEVPAMKVAAIRAYRKDTYGKHPMTEIWAEKLEDGLSERITVPKNHDRTRAAQVISDAVAADSVEEIMLLMHTTPEIISGIPKKIPDLMEIRVAGGTVAERLEYAQSLLGQDVDFASVLAEGAYADITAITTGKGTQGAVKRWGISIRKRKHSRGGKKRHIGTLGPWTPHHVRWQVPNVGQMGYQQRTEYNKRIIKIGSETDEINPEGGFLHYGLVRNNYVLIKGSIPGPSKRIIRFRPAIRQGEHKVRVPAVEYVSLESKQG from the coding sequence ATGCCGAGAATTCACAGGCCACGTTATGGTTCACTTGCATTCAGCCCCAGGAAACGAGCCAGGAGTGAAGTTCCTAAGTACAAATCCTGGCCAAAATACAATGGCACACCGGTACTGCAGGGATTTGCGGGATATAAGGTTGGCATGACCCATGTCATCATGATCGACGATCACAAGAGCAGCCCAAGTGAGGGGAAGGATATCATGATCCCCGTGACGGTTGTCGAGGTCCCGGCCATGAAGGTCGCTGCTATCCGCGCGTACCGGAAGGACACCTATGGAAAACACCCGATGACCGAAATCTGGGCAGAGAAGCTCGAAGACGGTCTCTCCGAGCGGATTACGGTACCAAAGAACCATGACCGCACCCGGGCAGCACAGGTAATCTCTGATGCTGTAGCAGCAGACAGTGTCGAAGAGATCATGCTTCTGATGCACACCACGCCTGAGATCATCTCGGGGATTCCAAAGAAAATCCCCGATCTCATGGAAATCCGTGTTGCCGGCGGCACAGTCGCCGAGCGGCTTGAGTATGCACAATCTCTCCTTGGACAAGACGTTGACTTTGCGTCTGTCCTTGCTGAGGGAGCGTATGCGGATATCACCGCTATCACCACCGGGAAAGGAACCCAGGGCGCGGTAAAACGCTGGGGTATCAGTATCCGGAAGCGGAAACATTCCCGGGGTGGGAAGAAACGCCATATCGGGACACTTGGTCCATGGACACCTCACCATGTCCGCTGGCAGGTTCCAAATGTCGGCCAGATGGGATACCAGCAGAGAACCGAATACAACAAGCGCATCATCAAGATCGGTTCAGAGACAGACGAGATAAATCCCGAAGGCGGATTCCTCCACTATGGTCTTGTCCGGAACAACTATGTGCTGATCAAAGGATCCATCCCCGGGCCCTCAAAGCGTATTATCAGGTTCCGCCCGGCGATCCGGCAGGGAGAACACAAAGTCAGGGTTCCGGCTGTCGAATATGTCAGCCTGGAGAGCAAACAGGGGTGA
- the rpl4p gene encoding 50S ribosomal protein L4 has product MKAEVKSLEGSSLREIELPDAFLTPYRPDVIKRAVLAQQSRRYQPHGTDPLAGMRTSATGWGSGRGAAKIPRIKNGSRAARVPNARGGRACHPPMAAKKLVEKINKKEKVLAIRSAIAATANPEIVRGRGHLFEQDVVSIVEDTFETLGRTSDVISVLEALGVMNDVTRSKLSRNRKPGRATLRGRGHKQRKSILIVTSDTPLRAASNLPGVDAVSVRELSAELLAPGTHAGRLTLWTESAIKRLSEVN; this is encoded by the coding sequence ATGAAAGCAGAGGTAAAATCACTTGAAGGCTCTTCCCTGAGGGAGATCGAGCTTCCGGACGCTTTTCTGACACCATACCGCCCCGATGTCATCAAGCGGGCGGTGCTGGCACAACAGAGCAGGCGCTACCAGCCCCATGGCACAGATCCGCTTGCAGGAATGCGGACATCTGCTACCGGCTGGGGATCAGGCAGGGGCGCAGCCAAGATTCCGCGTATCAAAAACGGATCCCGTGCAGCCCGTGTTCCAAACGCACGCGGTGGACGTGCATGCCACCCACCGATGGCAGCAAAAAAACTTGTTGAGAAGATTAACAAGAAAGAGAAAGTTCTTGCGATCCGCTCAGCCATTGCAGCAACTGCAAACCCCGAAATCGTCAGGGGAAGGGGCCACCTCTTTGAGCAGGATGTAGTCAGCATTGTTGAAGACACCTTTGAGACACTTGGACGCACGTCTGATGTCATCTCTGTTCTTGAAGCGCTTGGTGTCATGAACGATGTAACCAGGTCAAAGCTGAGCAGGAACAGAAAACCCGGCAGGGCAACCCTCAGGGGAAGAGGCCACAAGCAGAGGAAGAGCATCCTGATCGTTACATCAGACACTCCTCTCCGTGCAGCATCAAACCTGCCCGGCGTGGACGCGGTTAGTGTTCGTGAACTGAGTGCAGAACTCCTTGCACCGGGCACGCACGCAGGCCGTCTTACGCTCTGGACAGAATCTGCAATAAAGCGGCTCTCGGAGGTGAACTGA
- a CDS encoding 50S ribosomal protein L23, with product MVLHHPSVTEKSMATLERENKLVFIVRKEASKEMIRRDVENTFGKDVTSVRTQMTNKGDKKATISFEDDKAAEEILSRLGIV from the coding sequence ATGGTTCTTCATCATCCATCAGTTACGGAAAAATCAATGGCGACACTTGAACGCGAGAACAAACTCGTCTTCATTGTCAGAAAAGAAGCCAGTAAGGAGATGATCCGGCGAGACGTCGAGAACACCTTTGGAAAAGACGTCACCAGTGTACGCACACAGATGACGAACAAAGGGGATAAAAAGGCGACTATCAGCTTCGAGGACGATAAAGCCGCAGAAGAGATCCTGAGCCGCCTTGGAATCGTGTAG
- a CDS encoding 50S ribosomal protein L2, translated as MGHRISSQARGKGGPSYRAPSHKYKSDLRHPGKGNLRVSATIIDITHDPARHAPIALVRHENGEKAHHLVTEGMGIGDVLEWGLGAAVRNGNTLLLKDIPTGAAVCNIEARPDDGGKFVRSSGVQALVIGKSEDRVGVRMPSGVIKWFNSHCRATIGIVAGGGRGEKPLVKAGKAFHKIKSQATKWPRVRGVAMNVIDHPFGGGNHQHTGRPKTVSRGTPPGRKVGHIAPRRTGAKR; from the coding sequence ATGGGACATCGAATCAGTAGTCAGGCGCGTGGAAAAGGCGGTCCGTCATACCGCGCTCCATCACATAAATACAAATCAGACCTCCGCCACCCTGGCAAAGGCAATCTGAGGGTGAGTGCAACGATCATCGATATCACTCATGATCCCGCACGCCACGCACCGATCGCCCTTGTCAGGCATGAGAACGGCGAGAAAGCCCACCACCTCGTCACCGAAGGTATGGGCATCGGCGATGTGCTGGAATGGGGGCTGGGTGCAGCAGTACGAAATGGAAACACCCTCCTTCTGAAGGACATCCCGACCGGTGCTGCGGTCTGCAACATCGAGGCAAGACCAGACGACGGCGGGAAATTTGTCCGTTCAAGCGGGGTGCAGGCACTTGTCATCGGAAAATCCGAAGACAGGGTCGGCGTCAGAATGCCAAGCGGCGTCATCAAATGGTTCAACAGCCACTGCCGCGCCACAATCGGTATCGTCGCCGGTGGAGGCCGCGGAGAGAAGCCTCTTGTCAAAGCCGGAAAGGCCTTCCATAAGATAAAATCGCAGGCAACAAAGTGGCCGCGTGTCCGTGGTGTTGCAATGAACGTCATTGACCATCCGTTTGGAGGTGGAAACCACCAGCATACAGGCAGGCCAAAGACGGTATCGCGTGGAACGCCACCAGGGCGGAAGGTCGGGCATATTGCCCCGAGGAGAACCGGAGCAAAGAGGTGA
- a CDS encoding 30S ribosomal protein S19, which produces MAKKQTKRIPRRREEFTYHGYTIPELQAMSISDLIPIMPSRARRKIQRGMTRDEENLLEKVRAGDEKIRTHSRAMVILPEMVGKTIEIHNGKEFQRVEIPVEGVFHYLGEFAQTRRRISHGSAGIGATRSSKYVPLK; this is translated from the coding sequence ATGGCAAAGAAACAGACCAAACGAATACCCAGGCGCCGTGAGGAATTCACCTATCACGGGTATACCATCCCCGAGCTTCAGGCAATGTCGATCTCGGATCTTATCCCGATCATGCCGAGCCGCGCCCGCAGGAAGATACAGCGTGGAATGACCAGGGATGAAGAGAATCTCCTTGAGAAGGTTCGCGCTGGCGATGAAAAGATCCGGACGCACAGCCGTGCCATGGTCATCCTTCCCGAGATGGTTGGAAAAACAATCGAGATCCACAATGGAAAAGAGTTCCAGCGTGTCGAAATCCCAGTCGAGGGCGTCTTCCATTATCTTGGAGAATTTGCCCAGACCAGGCGGCGAATCTCGCATGGCAGTGCCGGTATCGGTGCAACACGGTCGAGTAAGTATGTTCCCCTGAAGTGA
- a CDS encoding 50S ribosomal protein L22, with protein MARTDYIMKIEGENIAKAKANELNCSPKHAIEIASFIRHKDVDFAIDYLNDVILKKKAIPFGRFRRKVAHQKTLKGPVCQGRFPVKASKEYVRLLNSVKKNAEYAGLATDNLEIVHAAANRGRSMKGIFPRAMGRATPKARETVTIEVIVREVEE; from the coding sequence ATGGCACGAACAGATTATATCATGAAGATCGAAGGCGAGAACATCGCGAAAGCCAAGGCAAACGAGCTGAACTGCTCGCCAAAACATGCAATCGAGATTGCCAGTTTCATCAGGCACAAGGATGTTGATTTCGCAATCGACTACTTAAACGACGTCATTCTGAAGAAGAAAGCAATACCCTTTGGCAGGTTCCGGAGGAAGGTTGCTCATCAGAAGACCCTGAAAGGGCCGGTCTGCCAGGGACGATTCCCGGTGAAAGCCTCAAAAGAGTATGTCCGCCTCCTCAACTCCGTGAAGAAGAATGCGGAGTATGCCGGGCTTGCAACAGACAACCTTGAGATCGTCCATGCCGCAGCCAACAGGGGGAGAAGCATGAAAGGCATCTTCCCCCGCGCAATGGGACGCGCAACACCAAAAGCCCGTGAAACCGTTACCATCGAGGTCATCGTCCGGGAGGTTGAGGAATAA
- a CDS encoding 30S ribosomal protein S3: MSSEKKFVSEGVRKVRVEAFLTKELKRAGYGGMDIFRTPIGTQVAIYAEKPGIVIGKGGKLVRQITTDLANIYGIESPQVEVQQVENPNLNAQILAERLANALERGWYFRKAGSSVIRRVMESGALGCEVIIAGKLTGSRSRVQKFVEGYIKHSGEPAISLVETGYAVAIKKLGTIGVQVKIIPPGARLPDQFDIVAPEKPLEPQEIVVEEIEEDIGDDIDRELQAESSPEDDYEREDI, encoded by the coding sequence ATGTCATCTGAGAAGAAGTTCGTTTCAGAGGGTGTCCGGAAAGTCCGTGTCGAAGCGTTCCTAACAAAGGAATTGAAGAGAGCCGGATACGGGGGCATGGACATCTTCAGAACCCCGATTGGCACCCAGGTGGCCATATATGCTGAGAAACCCGGAATTGTCATCGGAAAAGGTGGGAAACTGGTCCGACAGATAACGACCGATCTTGCAAACATCTATGGTATCGAATCACCGCAGGTTGAAGTCCAGCAGGTCGAGAATCCGAACCTGAACGCCCAGATCCTTGCAGAAAGGCTTGCAAACGCCCTTGAACGGGGCTGGTACTTCAGGAAAGCCGGATCAAGCGTCATCAGGCGCGTCATGGAGTCTGGTGCACTTGGGTGTGAAGTGATCATTGCCGGTAAACTGACCGGATCACGATCCCGTGTCCAGAAGTTCGTTGAGGGCTATATCAAGCACTCCGGCGAACCGGCGATCAGTCTTGTTGAGACCGGATATGCAGTTGCAATCAAGAAGCTTGGCACAATTGGTGTGCAGGTGAAGATCATCCCGCCAGGCGCACGGCTTCCTGACCAGTTTGATATCGTTGCTCCGGAGAAACCGCTCGAACCTCAGGAGATTGTGGTCGAGGAGATCGAAGAGGATATCGGAGACGATATCGACCGTGAACTCCAGGCTGAATCATCTCCTGAAGATGATTATGAGAGGGAGGATATCTGA
- the rpmC gene encoding 50S ribosomal protein L29, giving the protein MAIFRAREVAQFSDVELMEQESKLRTELIQQYGKVSAGGAPDNPGQIRELRRTIARIKTEQNKRK; this is encoded by the coding sequence ATGGCAATCTTTCGCGCCCGTGAAGTTGCACAGTTCTCGGATGTCGAACTGATGGAACAGGAGAGCAAGCTCCGAACCGAACTTATCCAGCAGTATGGAAAAGTCAGTGCAGGTGGCGCCCCGGACAATCCGGGGCAGATCCGCGAACTCCGACGAACGATCGCCCGGATCAAAACCGAGCAGAATAAGAGAAAATAG
- a CDS encoding ribonuclease P protein component 1, with translation MITPENVLRHELIGLNVLVVHATNPAQEGITGLITDETRNMITIQTPVGLKHVPKKHSIFRVTLPDRVQVELSGSTIIGRPEKRITMRIKK, from the coding sequence ATGATCACGCCAGAAAACGTTCTCCGTCACGAACTGATCGGGCTGAACGTTCTGGTAGTGCATGCCACAAACCCTGCCCAGGAGGGAATAACCGGTCTCATCACCGATGAGACCAGGAACATGATCACGATCCAGACACCCGTTGGATTAAAGCATGTTCCGAAGAAACATAGTATATTCCGGGTTACCCTCCCGGACAGGGTGCAGGTGGAGCTATCCGGGTCGACGATCATCGGGCGGCCCGAGAAGCGGATCACCATGCGCATCAAAAAATGA
- a CDS encoding 30S ribosomal protein S17: MARNIGLNVAPPKQECNEDDCPFHGTLPVRGQVITGKVVSEKMRGTVVVQREYLHFIKKYDRYEKRSSKLHAHISPCLQVKVGDEVKVAECRPLNKTTHFVVVEVKSA, from the coding sequence ATGGCACGAAATATTGGGTTAAATGTTGCACCTCCCAAACAGGAATGCAACGAAGATGATTGCCCGTTTCATGGCACTTTGCCGGTGCGCGGCCAGGTGATTACCGGCAAGGTCGTGAGCGAGAAAATGAGGGGGACTGTGGTAGTTCAGCGTGAATACCTGCACTTCATCAAGAAGTATGACCGGTACGAGAAGCGCTCCTCAAAGCTCCACGCCCATATCTCTCCCTGCCTTCAGGTGAAGGTCGGTGACGAGGTGAAGGTCGCGGAGTGCAGACCCCTGAACAAAACGACACATTTTGTCGTTGTTGAGGTGAAATCCGCATGA
- a CDS encoding 50S ribosomal protein L14, with product MKALGSKIPRALQTGSRMICADNTGARVVEIVSVDRYHGVRRRQPKLGLGDMATVSVKKGTPDMRKKLVKAVVVRQKKEFRRPGGLRVSFEENAMVLVNENGDPRGTEIKGPVAREVAARYPKIASMATIII from the coding sequence ATGAAGGCCCTGGGTTCAAAGATTCCCCGCGCACTTCAGACCGGATCAAGAATGATCTGTGCGGATAACACTGGTGCGCGTGTCGTCGAGATTGTCTCGGTTGACCGGTATCACGGTGTCAGGAGGCGTCAGCCAAAGCTTGGTCTGGGCGATATGGCAACGGTATCTGTCAAGAAAGGCACTCCCGATATGCGCAAAAAACTCGTCAAAGCAGTTGTTGTACGGCAGAAGAAAGAATTCAGGAGGCCAGGCGGTCTTCGTGTATCGTTTGAGGAGAACGCAATGGTTCTCGTCAATGAAAACGGCGATCCCCGCGGGACAGAGATTAAAGGTCCGGTTGCGCGTGAAGTTGCTGCACGGTACCCCAAGATCGCGTCCATGGCGACGATCATCATCTGA
- the rplX gene encoding 50S ribosomal protein L24: MVRIASSQPRKQRKIRYNAPIHQKGSFLHAMLSPELREKYGSRRVRVVTGDTVKVLRGEHTGHTGAVDGVDLKRLAIHVHGATVKKADGTEVARPLDPSKVMITKLNLKDPKRVERIGVKE; encoded by the coding sequence ATGGTGCGAATAGCAAGCAGTCAGCCAAGAAAGCAGCGAAAAATTCGGTATAATGCACCGATTCATCAAAAGGGCTCGTTTCTCCATGCAATGCTCTCGCCTGAGCTCCGTGAAAAGTACGGATCCAGGCGCGTCAGGGTTGTCACAGGAGATACCGTCAAAGTCCTGAGGGGTGAGCACACCGGCCATACCGGTGCTGTTGATGGTGTTGATCTGAAGCGCCTTGCCATCCATGTTCACGGCGCCACCGTCAAGAAAGCGGATGGAACAGAGGTTGCCCGACCACTTGATCCCTCCAAGGTGATGATCACAAAACTGAACCTGAAAGATCCAAAGCGCGTGGAGCGTATCGGGGTGAAGGAATAA
- a CDS encoding 30S ribosomal protein S4e translates to MAHVKRIVAPKSWSIGRKASKFVTATRPGPHNAGALPIAVWMRDHQGLARNMKEIKQILRDRQVVVNGKVCTDPHIGLGVFDIISFPRLDKHYIMLLDKTGRFTAREIDGDGAKLRLAKIRNKTTLPRGIVQLNLLFGANVIGDNTYRPKDSIVLTLGVDGDERFGIRDHFPYAVGNTAMVVGGQHSGRVARIIEVIPVQGSVPNRVSLEDLATKEIFETIEPYIFMVGKEEPALEIWGITV, encoded by the coding sequence ATGGCACATGTAAAACGTATAGTCGCCCCAAAGTCCTGGAGTATCGGACGCAAGGCCAGCAAGTTTGTCACTGCCACACGGCCAGGTCCGCATAACGCAGGTGCTCTTCCAATTGCAGTCTGGATGCGTGACCACCAGGGACTTGCCAGGAATATGAAGGAGATCAAGCAGATCCTCCGGGACCGGCAGGTTGTGGTGAACGGAAAAGTCTGCACTGATCCGCATATCGGCCTTGGAGTCTTTGATATCATCTCCTTCCCGCGGCTTGATAAGCACTATATCATGCTTCTTGACAAAACAGGCAGGTTTACAGCGAGAGAGATCGATGGCGACGGGGCAAAGCTCCGGCTGGCAAAGATCAGGAACAAGACCACGCTTCCACGAGGCATTGTCCAGTTAAACCTCCTCTTTGGAGCAAACGTTATCGGCGATAACACATACCGGCCAAAAGATTCGATTGTCCTGACACTCGGTGTCGATGGCGACGAGCGGTTTGGTATCAGGGATCATTTCCCCTATGCTGTCGGTAACACCGCAATGGTCGTCGGCGGACAGCATTCAGGCAGGGTTGCCAGGATCATTGAGGTTATTCCTGTGCAGGGGAGTGTTCCAAACCGTGTCAGCCTTGAGGATCTCGCAACCAAAGAGATCTTTGAGACGATTGAACCCTACATCTTCATGGTTGGAAAAGAAGAGCCGGCTCTTGAAATCTGGGGGATTACGGTATGA
- a CDS encoding 50S ribosomal protein L5, translating into MTGMQELYVDKVVVHMSVGEAGEKLIKGETLMQEICGGATSVRTIAKRTVPAFGLRKGQALGCKLTLRGDKAEQFLRTALDIVERKIDSHRFDENGNFAFGIEEHTDFPGQSYDPQIGIYGMDVNVVIEKKGIRIARRAAQQKKLPSKQHVKKDEAVSFVEEHFNVEVVE; encoded by the coding sequence ATGACCGGCATGCAGGAACTCTACGTCGACAAAGTGGTTGTCCACATGAGTGTTGGTGAAGCCGGAGAGAAGCTGATCAAGGGAGAGACGCTGATGCAGGAGATCTGCGGCGGTGCAACCTCGGTCAGAACCATCGCCAAAAGAACCGTCCCGGCATTTGGCCTGCGGAAAGGCCAGGCTCTCGGGTGCAAACTCACGCTCCGCGGTGATAAGGCAGAGCAGTTCCTCAGGACTGCCCTTGACATCGTCGAACGGAAAATCGATTCACACCGGTTCGATGAGAATGGCAACTTCGCTTTTGGCATCGAGGAACACACCGATTTCCCGGGCCAGTCGTATGATCCACAGATTGGTATCTATGGTATGGATGTCAATGTCGTCATCGAGAAGAAAGGTATCAGGATCGCACGAAGAGCGGCGCAGCAGAAGAAACTCCCATCAAAACAGCACGTCAAAAAGGATGAGGCTGTTTCGTTTGTGGAAGAGCACTTCAATGTCGAGGTGGTTGAATAA
- a CDS encoding 30S ribosomal protein S14 encodes MAEKGSDQKKKVAYGSNKCQMCGRKQGLVRRYNILFCRQCFRTWAPTMGFKKMN; translated from the coding sequence ATGGCGGAGAAAGGAAGCGACCAGAAGAAGAAGGTCGCATACGGCAGCAACAAGTGCCAGATGTGCGGGCGCAAGCAGGGCCTTGTGCGCAGATACAATATCCTGTTCTGCCGCCAGTGCTTCCGTACATGGGCTCCCACGATGGGCTTTAAAAAGATGAACTAG
- a CDS encoding 30S ribosomal protein S8, with amino-acid sequence MTRQNIIADAMSAIKNAGDAGRLEVTVEPASRLFGAMLGIMQENGYIAGFEYIDDGRGGQFTIQLTGRINKCGSISPRFAVKMEDMESWETRYLPAKGFGILMLTTSQGVMSHEQARTAGIGGLLIGYVY; translated from the coding sequence ATGACACGACAGAATATTATTGCCGATGCGATGAGTGCCATCAAGAATGCAGGCGATGCAGGCAGGCTTGAGGTGACGGTAGAACCCGCATCCCGTCTCTTCGGAGCGATGCTTGGCATCATGCAGGAAAACGGGTATATCGCCGGCTTTGAATATATCGATGACGGCCGGGGCGGTCAGTTCACAATCCAGCTGACAGGCCGGATTAATAAATGTGGATCAATATCGCCACGGTTCGCGGTAAAGATGGAAGACATGGAATCGTGGGAGACACGGTACCTCCCTGCAAAGGGGTTTGGCATTCTTATGCTTACCACCTCACAGGGTGTCATGTCGCATGAACAGGCACGAACAGCCGGCATCGGCGGACTGCTGATCGGGTATGTCTATTGA
- the rpl6p gene encoding 50S ribosomal protein L6, which produces MVYTVTIPIPETVQVSMTDDLLKVKGPLGELERMMLYPNIIIEIQDDSLQISTLSTRKAVYAMAGTFASHVRNMCTGVTEGYELSMKVVYSHFPIQLKLHPGLLEIGNFLGEKMVRNAKIPDGVEVKVGSDELSLKGIDKEKVGNAAANIEKATKIRKRDPRVFQDGIYRVERV; this is translated from the coding sequence ATGGTATACACTGTAACAATACCTATACCAGAAACGGTGCAGGTCTCAATGACTGATGATCTGCTGAAGGTGAAAGGCCCGCTTGGAGAACTTGAGCGTATGATGCTTTATCCAAACATCATAATCGAAATCCAGGATGACTCTCTCCAGATCAGCACATTATCCACCCGGAAAGCCGTCTATGCGATGGCCGGAACCTTTGCCTCACACGTGCGCAACATGTGCACAGGTGTGACCGAGGGATACGAACTCTCGATGAAGGTCGTCTACAGCCACTTCCCGATCCAGCTCAAGCTCCACCCGGGATTACTTGAGATCGGCAATTTCCTTGGCGAGAAGATGGTCAGGAATGCAAAAATTCCAGACGGTGTCGAGGTAAAGGTCGGATCTGACGAACTCTCCCTGAAAGGGATTGACAAGGAGAAGGTAGGTAATGCCGCAGCCAATATCGAGAAGGCGACAAAGATCAGAAAGCGTGATCCGCGTGTCTTCCAGGACGGCATTTACAGAGTTGAGAGGGTGTGA
- a CDS encoding 50S ribosomal protein L32e: protein MAGIKKLIADRRAKRGSFKRQCYTAKAKLDDVWRRPRGGQSKQRRHKKAKGAHPTPGFAGPAAVRGYHPCGMKETLVMTVAALESLDPATTAIRIGGTVGMKKRLEIQEKAVIGGFKVLNPKVIPEDEPADSPEEDLDEETREDEDLDEEDDDSSSDEADDDEVKDDE from the coding sequence ATGGCTGGTATAAAGAAACTTATTGCGGACCGTCGGGCAAAGAGAGGCAGTTTCAAGCGCCAGTGCTATACTGCCAAAGCCAAACTGGACGATGTCTGGCGGAGACCCCGTGGCGGCCAGAGCAAGCAGCGCAGACACAAGAAAGCAAAGGGTGCGCACCCAACGCCCGGGTTTGCCGGACCTGCCGCCGTCAGGGGATACCACCCCTGCGGAATGAAAGAGACGCTCGTCATGACTGTTGCGGCTCTTGAATCCCTTGATCCGGCAACTACCGCAATCAGAATCGGTGGTACTGTCGGGATGAAAAAACGCCTGGAAATCCAGGAAAAAGCAGTCATCGGTGGCTTCAAGGTTCTGAATCCAAAGGTTATCCCGGAAGACGAACCTGCTGACTCTCCTGAAGAGGATCTGGATGAAGAAACCCGGGAAGATGAGGATCTTGATGAAGAGGATGATGATTCCTCTTCTGATGAGGCCGATGACGACGAGGTGAAAGACGATGAGTAA
- a CDS encoding 50S ribosomal protein L19e, protein MSNLGSQRRIAAAILKCGENRVWFDPEQITEIANAISRDDIRGLIEDGVITAHQKKGVSRGRARLRIAKRAYGHCKGHGRRKGAQGARTPSKRVWIKKIRAQRTVLREMRDSGAIERSVYRKMYRRAAGGQFRNVSHLKQNIEQQTGKVN, encoded by the coding sequence ATGAGTAATCTCGGAAGCCAGAGGCGTATTGCAGCAGCAATCCTCAAATGTGGAGAAAACCGTGTCTGGTTCGATCCCGAACAGATCACCGAGATAGCCAATGCCATCTCCCGTGACGATATTCGTGGATTAATTGAAGATGGCGTGATCACGGCACACCAGAAGAAAGGTGTCAGCCGCGGCCGTGCCCGTCTCAGGATAGCAAAGCGTGCATACGGCCACTGCAAAGGGCATGGGCGGAGAAAAGGTGCACAAGGCGCCCGCACACCCTCCAAAAGGGTATGGATCAAAAAGATCCGGGCACAGCGCACTGTCCTTCGCGAGATGCGCGACTCCGGTGCCATTGAACGCTCGGTATACCGGAAGATGTACCGGCGTGCAGCAGGTGGTCAGTTCAGGAATGTATCGCACCTGAAACAGAATATCGAGCAGCAGACAGGGAAGGTGAACTGA
- a CDS encoding 50S ribosomal protein L18 — MATGARYFVPFRRRKEGRTDYYQRMRLIISRRPRFVVRKTSRQIIVQLVVAEMTGDRTLVSATSSELRNFGYTGYTGNTPAAYLTGMLCAVRAQKAGHEGGILDIGLNRASKGARVFAALKGAVEAGFDIPYGEEILPDDERVKGEHIAAYAPERAGGLVANVDEVADAIMKELE; from the coding sequence ATGGCGACAGGTGCGCGATACTTCGTCCCGTTCAGGAGACGAAAAGAAGGAAGAACTGACTACTATCAGCGGATGCGCCTGATCATTTCGAGAAGGCCACGTTTTGTCGTCAGGAAGACATCCCGCCAGATCATCGTCCAGCTCGTTGTCGCTGAGATGACCGGTGATCGGACACTTGTTTCTGCAACAAGCAGCGAGCTCAGGAACTTCGGGTACACCGGATACACCGGAAATACTCCTGCAGCATACCTCACAGGCATGCTCTGTGCGGTTCGTGCCCAGAAGGCCGGACATGAAGGCGGGATTCTCGATATTGGTCTGAACCGGGCATCAAAGGGTGCACGTGTTTTTGCAGCCCTGAAGGGAGCAGTCGAAGCCGGGTTTGATATTCCATACGGTGAGGAGATTCTCCCGGATGATGAACGGGTCAAAGGCGAACATATCGCCGCGTATGCTCCGGAGAGGGCAGGCGGACTCGTTGCGAATGTGGATGAAGTGGCAGATGCCATTATGAAGGAGCTTGAGTGA